Proteins encoded in a region of the Sterolibacterium denitrificans genome:
- the argA gene encoding amino-acid N-acetyltransferase translates to MTMIEDATRQISEAALVAWVRQAAPYIHAFRGRTFVIAFGGEVLGTDKAQALAQDFNLLASLGIRLVLVHGARPQIDAEMQRRGLPARFHKGLRVTDAAALECVKSALGVTRIEIEALLSQGLPNTPMAGAWMRVTGGNFITAKPVGVLDGVDHLYTGAVRKIIAEEIKADLDQQNVVLISPLGVSPSGEIFNLALEDVAEAVAVALQAEKLIFLGDAPGLVDKKGQLLEAVTVDEAGLLLTRRVRQAPEVARVLPAALRACRAGVGRVHFLDRNADGAMLMEFFTHAGVGTVMTRSPLVRLREATVDDVGAILGLIAPLEADGTLVKRGRERIEMEISRFSLLEDDGVTVGCAALYPFTGKKAAERVGELACLAVMPEYQHYGYGDQLRRHIEMRAKKLKLKKLFVLTTRTAHWFIERGFVESDLATLPDTKRELYNYQRRSKVFIKTL, encoded by the coding sequence CCGTACTTTCGTCATTGCCTTCGGCGGCGAGGTGCTGGGCACCGACAAGGCTCAGGCGCTGGCGCAGGACTTCAACCTGCTGGCGAGCCTGGGCATCCGCCTGGTGCTGGTGCACGGTGCGCGGCCGCAGATCGATGCCGAAATGCAGCGGCGCGGTTTGCCGGCACGCTTTCACAAAGGCCTGCGGGTCACCGATGCGGCGGCGCTGGAATGCGTGAAAAGCGCGCTGGGCGTGACGCGCATCGAAATCGAGGCGCTGCTGTCCCAGGGCTTGCCCAATACGCCCATGGCGGGCGCCTGGATGCGCGTGACGGGCGGCAATTTCATCACCGCCAAGCCGGTGGGCGTGCTGGACGGCGTCGATCATCTCTACACGGGCGCGGTGCGCAAGATCATTGCCGAGGAAATCAAGGCGGATCTCGATCAGCAGAATGTCGTGCTGATTTCACCCCTGGGGGTTTCGCCCAGCGGCGAAATTTTCAATCTGGCGCTGGAAGACGTGGCCGAGGCGGTGGCCGTTGCCCTGCAGGCGGAAAAACTGATTTTTCTCGGCGACGCGCCCGGATTGGTCGACAAGAAAGGGCAGTTGCTCGAGGCGGTGACCGTGGATGAGGCCGGGCTGCTGCTGACGCGGCGCGTGCGTCAGGCGCCGGAAGTGGCGCGGGTGCTGCCTGCCGCGCTGCGTGCCTGTCGTGCCGGCGTTGGCCGGGTGCATTTCCTCGATCGCAATGCGGATGGCGCCATGCTGATGGAGTTCTTCACCCATGCGGGTGTCGGCACGGTGATGACGCGTTCGCCGCTGGTCCGCCTGCGCGAGGCGACGGTGGATGACGTCGGCGCCATCCTGGGGTTGATTGCACCGCTTGAGGCGGATGGCACGCTGGTCAAGCGTGGCCGCGAGCGTATCGAAATGGAAATCTCGCGGTTTTCCCTGCTCGAAGACGACGGCGTCACCGTCGGCTGCGCGGCCCTGTATCCATTCACCGGCAAAAAGGCTGCCGAACGCGTCGGTGAACTGGCCTGCCTGGCGGTCATGCCCGAATACCAGCATTACGGCTACGGCGACCAGTTGCGCAGGCATATCGAGATGCGGGCGAAGAAGCTCAAGCTGAAGAAACTTTTCGTGCTGACGACGCGCACGGCGCACTGGTTCATCGAGCGTGGCTTCGTCGAAAGCGATCTGGCGACCTTGCCGGACACCAAGCGCGAGCTCTACAACTATCAGCGGCGCTCGAAGGTCTTCATCAAGACGCTGTGA
- the rpiA gene encoding ribose-5-phosphate isomerase RpiA, which produces MNQNELKQAVARAAKDYVATHLPAGAILGVGTGSTANCFIDEVAALRERIGGWVASSEATRQRLESHGLRVLDLNEVVARGLSMPIYVDGADEIDAGLSMIKGGGGALMREKIVAAVAETFVCICDQSKRVETLGGFPLPIEVIPMAREHVRRELIRLTGGEPRLREGFITDNGNEILDVHGLAISAPVALEARLEQITGIVCNGLFARRGADVLLLAGSQGVKTCTRSTPAENPAAAMTPDAC; this is translated from the coding sequence ATGAACCAGAATGAACTCAAGCAGGCCGTCGCCCGGGCGGCCAAGGATTACGTAGCGACTCATCTGCCGGCAGGCGCCATCCTCGGTGTGGGCACCGGCTCGACGGCCAACTGTTTCATCGACGAAGTCGCCGCGCTCAGGGAGCGCATCGGCGGTTGGGTGGCCAGTTCCGAAGCCACCCGCCAGCGCCTGGAAAGCCACGGCCTGCGCGTGCTCGATCTCAATGAGGTCGTCGCGCGCGGCTTGTCCATGCCGATCTATGTCGACGGCGCGGACGAGATCGATGCCGGGCTGTCAATGATCAAGGGCGGCGGCGGCGCGCTGATGCGCGAGAAGATCGTCGCTGCCGTAGCAGAGACCTTCGTCTGCATCTGCGACCAGAGCAAGCGGGTGGAAACCCTGGGCGGTTTCCCGCTGCCCATCGAAGTCATCCCGATGGCGCGCGAACATGTACGCCGTGAACTGATCCGCCTCACCGGCGGCGAGCCGCGCCTGCGCGAGGGCTTCATCACCGACAACGGCAATGAGATCCTCGATGTGCACGGCCTGGCCATCAGCGCCCCCGTTGCGCTGGAAGCCCGTCTCGAACAGATCACCGGCATCGTCTGCAACGGCCTGTTTGCGCGGCGCGGCGCCGACGTCCTGCTGCTGGCAGGCAGCCAGGGAGTGAAAACCTGCACGCGCAGCACGCCGGCAGAAAACCCGGCTGCCGCAATGACGCCTGACGCCTGCTGA
- a CDS encoding oxidative damage protection protein: protein MTRMVNCIKLGREAPGLDFPPVPGELGKRIFENVSKEAWQQWVKLQTMLINENRLSLVDANARKYLAEQLEKHFFGNGADQVTGYVAPR from the coding sequence ATGACTCGTATGGTGAATTGCATCAAACTGGGCCGCGAGGCGCCGGGCCTGGACTTCCCGCCGGTGCCTGGAGAACTCGGCAAGCGCATTTTTGAAAATGTGTCGAAGGAAGCCTGGCAGCAGTGGGTCAAACTGCAGACGATGCTGATCAACGAAAACCGTCTCAGCCTGGTGGATGCCAATGCGCGGAAGTATCTCGCCGAGCAGTTGGAGAAGCATTTCTTCGGCAATGGCGCCGATCAGGTGACGGGGTACGTGGCACCGCGATAA